One part of the Candidatus Omnitrophota bacterium genome encodes these proteins:
- a CDS encoding N-acetylmuramoyl-L-alanine amidase, whose amino-acid sequence MRILRISFLSLLVFLSAGCATSPVRDTGSFKNQASANSQCVYTDITSIINTYNTAWEWDGVKKILILRKGDNDVEMALGSRLVLVDGVLHKLQSPVIMRRSNILVPNDFCKSILADLFIHGRISKDSPSPRARHTIKRIVLDPGHGGKDPGAVGQNGLREKDIVLDIAKGIKRYLEAGGLDIRLTRDKDIFISLWKRADIANKYEADFFISIHANAARSGQANGFEVFYLSEAVDDNARAVAAVENASLKYEDSSFGNLAPSSELEAILWDIEYSENRQESIELAKSITQITCGNLNLKNRGQKAANFYVLKGAKMPSVLVEVGFISNAREAQRLGDASYRGRIARLISEGIINYRDEYEAAEGFTTKR is encoded by the coding sequence ATGAGAATATTGAGAATATCTTTTTTAAGTTTATTGGTATTTCTATCGGCAGGATGCGCTACATCTCCTGTCAGGGATACTGGTTCTTTCAAAAATCAGGCCAGCGCAAACAGCCAATGCGTTTATACGGATATCACCTCAATTATAAATACTTATAATACGGCCTGGGAATGGGATGGCGTAAAAAAAATTCTCATTTTGCGCAAAGGTGATAATGATGTAGAAATGGCTCTTGGCAGCAGGCTGGTTTTGGTTGACGGAGTTTTACACAAGCTCCAGTCGCCTGTTATCATGAGAAGGTCAAATATCCTTGTTCCGAATGATTTTTGTAAATCCATCCTTGCGGATCTGTTTATCCATGGCCGGATATCCAAAGACAGCCCCAGCCCCCGCGCAAGACATACCATAAAAAGGATAGTTTTGGATCCCGGACACGGAGGCAAAGATCCCGGTGCCGTGGGCCAAAACGGGTTAAGGGAAAAAGATATTGTTTTGGATATAGCCAAAGGAATCAAACGCTATCTTGAGGCGGGAGGACTGGATATCAGGCTGACGCGCGACAAGGACATATTTATTTCTTTATGGAAAAGAGCTGATATTGCCAATAAATACGAGGCGGATTTTTTTATTAGTATTCATGCTAATGCCGCGCGTTCCGGCCAGGCAAACGGTTTTGAGGTGTTTTATTTATCAGAGGCTGTTGATGACAACGCGCGCGCTGTTGCAGCTGTGGAAAACGCGTCTTTAAAATATGAAGACTCTTCTTTTGGCAACCTGGCTCCATCAAGCGAGCTTGAAGCGATTCTGTGGGACATTGAATACAGCGAGAACAGGCAGGAGTCTATAGAATTAGCCAAAAGCATCACGCAGATAACCTGCGGCAATCTTAATCTCAAGAACCGCGGCCAAAAAGCCGCTAATTTCTATGTTCTCAAGGGCGCGAAAATGCCCTCAGTCTTGGTTGAGGTGGGATTTATATCCAATGCCCGGGAAGCCCAGAGGCTTGGCGATGCTTCTTATCGCGGCAGAATAGCAAGGTTGATATCCGAAGGGATAATAAATTACAGGGATGAATATGAAGCGGCGGAAGGTTTTACGACAAAACGATAA
- the murI gene encoding glutamate racemase, producing MNMKRRKVLRQNDNRPIGIFDSGVGGLTVVKELAGILPREDIVYYGDTARVPYGTKSSNTIVRFSIENALFLLKQNVKLIVVACNTSSSVALPALKRNFKVPIVGVIHPGACDAVKACRNSRIGVIGTTATIKSDAYSRQIKRISASMKVYSRGCPLLAPAIEESLDDDRLMTDIIRYYLDPLKKMRIDTLVLGCTHYPIIKGLIAKVLGRQTNLVDSAKSTSAHVKELLTQSMLLSSSRSKGRIKFFVSDETQNFKRIGERFLNKRIDHIRKVVYGI from the coding sequence ATGAATATGAAGCGGCGGAAGGTTTTACGACAAAACGATAATAGGCCTATAGGTATTTTTGATTCCGGCGTAGGCGGGCTTACGGTAGTAAAAGAGCTCGCCGGCATACTGCCGCGCGAAGACATAGTCTATTATGGCGATACGGCGCGTGTGCCATATGGCACGAAATCCAGCAATACCATAGTAAGGTTTTCAATAGAAAACGCGTTGTTTTTGCTAAAGCAAAACGTGAAACTGATTGTAGTAGCTTGCAATACATCGTCAAGCGTGGCCTTGCCGGCTCTGAAGAGAAATTTTAAGGTGCCTATTGTGGGTGTTATCCATCCCGGCGCCTGTGACGCGGTCAAGGCCTGTAGAAACTCGCGAATAGGCGTTATAGGCACTACCGCCACTATAAAAAGTGATGCCTATAGCAGGCAGATAAAGCGTATTTCTGCTTCCATGAAAGTTTATTCGCGCGGCTGTCCTTTGCTTGCGCCCGCCATAGAAGAGTCTCTTGATGACGACAGATTGATGACAGATATAATACGGTATTATTTGGACCCTTTAAAAAAGATGCGCATAGATACCCTTGTCCTTGGTTGCACGCATTATCCGATTATCAAAGGTCTTATAGCCAAGGTTTTGGGCCGGCAGACAAACCTTGTTGATTCGGCAAAATCAACATCCGCGCATGTGAAAGAGCTGTTGACTCAAAGTATGCTCTTAAGCAGTTCTCGCTCTAAAGGCCGGATCAAATTTTTTGTAAGCGATGAGACTCAGAATTTCAAGCGTATCGGTGAAAGGTTTTTGAACAAGCGTATTGATCATATAAGAAAGGTAGTTTATGGGATATAA